In one window of Candidatus Sulfuricurvum sp. RIFRC-1 DNA:
- a CDS encoding ATP-dependent Clp protease proteolytic subunit, whose product MPMIPTVKDISPRGERYFDLFSKLLGDRVIVITEAIDDHMMGVIVSQLLYLEAMDSEEPIHMYISSPGGSVMSGLAILDTMNLINAPVYTYAMGMVASMAAVLFTCGDKGHRYMLPNAEVMIHQPLGGYSGQASDIEIHTKHILNLKRRLYVILAEATGKSAKVIEKESDRDNYMEAKEAIEFGLADEILTKFSAKDV is encoded by the coding sequence ATGCCAATGATACCTACCGTAAAAGATATTTCGCCTCGCGGAGAGCGTTATTTTGATCTGTTTTCCAAACTTTTAGGAGATCGGGTGATCGTTATCACCGAAGCGATCGATGATCATATGATGGGAGTTATCGTCTCTCAGTTGCTCTATCTGGAAGCAATGGATTCTGAAGAGCCTATCCATATGTACATCAGTTCCCCGGGCGGGTCAGTGATGTCGGGATTAGCGATCCTCGATACGATGAATCTTATCAACGCTCCGGTTTATACTTATGCTATGGGAATGGTTGCTTCGATGGCAGCGGTGCTGTTTACGTGTGGGGACAAGGGTCACCGCTATATGCTCCCCAATGCCGAAGTGATGATTCATCAACCGCTGGGGGGTTACTCAGGACAAGCGAGCGATATCGAGATCCACACCAAACATATCCTCAATCTCAAACGCCGTCTCTATGTCATTCTCGCCGAAGCGACAGGAAAAAGTGCCAAAGTGATCGAAAAAGAGTCCGACCGTGATAACTACATGGAGGCCAAAGAGGCGATCGAGTTTGGTCTGGCGGATGAGATTCTTACCAAATTCAGTGCAAAGGATGTCTGA
- the clpX gene encoding ATP-dependent Clp protease ATP-binding subunit ClpX, whose translation MNTPEKICSFCGRKQSEVKKMFSSETTHICNECVTTCSSILQKEVRYEQRSAMQQQLPTPEKIVEFLDKYIIGQVDAKKVLAVALYNHYKRIENPVYNNVELEKSNILLVGPTGSGKTLLAKSLSKIMQVPFAVADATALTEAGYVGEDVESILSRLLAAANYDIELAQRGIIYIDEIDKIARKGESSTMGRDVSGEGVQQGLLKILEGAEVYVPVKGSRKNSTTETVLFNTSHVLFVCGGAFVGLVPDSHTKKSNKVGFSKTAEKGEVKEKKIDAKALVHYGIIPEFIGRIPVVAQLRELTKDQMVQILQEPDNALIKQFQALFDMDGIELNFEAKALDAVAQKAIDRGVGARGLRSIIEEAMLPLQFSCPSKKDLQSLTITEAVIEDPNNEPIYVYKTKEEHAEA comes from the coding sequence ATGAATACACCTGAAAAAATCTGCTCATTTTGCGGTAGAAAACAAAGTGAAGTAAAAAAAATGTTCTCTTCGGAGACGACTCATATCTGTAACGAGTGCGTCACAACCTGCTCTAGCATTTTGCAAAAAGAGGTTCGCTACGAACAACGCTCCGCGATGCAGCAACAGCTCCCGACACCGGAGAAAATCGTCGAATTTTTGGACAAATACATTATCGGTCAAGTGGACGCTAAAAAGGTCCTCGCCGTTGCCCTCTACAACCACTACAAACGGATCGAAAATCCGGTGTATAACAATGTCGAACTCGAAAAATCCAACATTCTCCTCGTTGGACCTACCGGAAGCGGTAAAACATTGCTCGCTAAATCACTCTCCAAGATCATGCAAGTACCGTTTGCCGTTGCCGATGCGACAGCGCTTACCGAAGCAGGATACGTGGGTGAAGACGTCGAAAGCATCCTCTCACGCCTCCTCGCTGCGGCGAACTACGATATCGAACTCGCACAACGGGGAATCATTTACATCGATGAGATTGATAAAATCGCCCGCAAGGGAGAGAGTTCGACAATGGGACGTGACGTATCAGGTGAAGGGGTACAACAAGGATTGCTCAAAATCCTAGAAGGTGCCGAAGTTTATGTTCCGGTAAAAGGGAGCCGTAAAAACTCTACGACCGAAACCGTACTCTTTAACACGTCACACGTTCTCTTCGTCTGCGGAGGTGCTTTTGTCGGACTTGTTCCCGATTCGCATACGAAAAAATCAAACAAAGTTGGATTCAGTAAAACCGCCGAAAAAGGTGAAGTCAAAGAGAAAAAAATCGATGCGAAAGCGTTGGTCCATTATGGGATCATCCCTGAATTTATCGGACGTATCCCAGTAGTCGCACAACTTCGCGAATTGACTAAAGATCAAATGGTACAGATTCTCCAAGAGCCGGACAACGCCCTCATCAAACAGTTCCAAGCGCTGTTTGATATGGACGGAATTGAACTCAACTTCGAAGCTAAAGCCCTCGATGCAGTAGCCCAAAAAGCGATCGACCGCGGTGTCGGTGCACGTGGACTTCGCAGTATCATCGAAGAGGCGATGTTGCCGTTGCAATTTAGCTGCCCGTCGAAAAAAGATCTCCAAAGCCTCACCATCACCGAAGCAGTGATCGAAGATCCGAATAATGAACCGATCTATGTATACAAAACAAAAGAAGAACACGCGGAAGCGTGA
- a CDS encoding type II toxin-antitoxin system RelB/DinJ family antitoxin: MRQTTSMKLDPTVKQEAQKIFNELGLSLGEAVNLFLNQVRLRKGIPFDIEIPNEETQAVMRDVLEGKNLEPFSLDDLKREKKRA; the protein is encoded by the coding sequence ATGCGTCAAACTACCAGTATGAAACTCGACCCCACCGTCAAACAAGAAGCCCAAAAAATATTTAATGAATTGGGTCTTTCACTCGGTGAAGCCGTTAATCTATTTTTGAATCAAGTGCGTCTTCGTAAAGGGATCCCTTTCGACATCGAAATTCCGAACGAAGAGACCCAAGCAGTAATGAGAGACGTTTTGGAAGGGAAAAACCTCGAACCGTTTTCACTCGATGATCTAAAACGAGAGAAAAAAAGAGCCTAA
- a CDS encoding type II toxin-antitoxin system YafQ family toxin, protein MRQLIRHKFFKKEIDKVTLTDQQFAKMIQYLSLLIEGNDLPIESKDHPLNGEWKSFREFHLGGDMLLIYHIDDDNKQIVLMRIGSHAQLFR, encoded by the coding sequence ATGCGCCAGCTGATACGGCATAAATTTTTTAAAAAAGAGATCGACAAAGTCACCTTAACCGATCAACAGTTCGCTAAAATGATTCAATATCTCTCACTATTGATCGAAGGCAATGATCTACCGATAGAATCGAAAGACCATCCGTTAAACGGGGAATGGAAAAGTTTTCGAGAATTTCATTTGGGTGGAGATATGCTCTTAATCTACCATATCGATGATGACAATAAGCAAATCGTCCTCATGCGGATCGGTTCACACGCTCAACTTTTTAGATAA
- a CDS encoding NifS family cysteine desulfurase, whose translation MKRVYLDNNATTKLDPIVKVKMQPFFEDLYGNPNSLHQYGIEVRPYLNEAMGYMYDALNAPDADDILITSCATESNNAVLKGIFFKHILRDPSKNHIIASAVEHPSVLETLHFLEENGAEITFVDVDQYGYVSAERVAAAITDKTILISMMWANNETGMVFPVEEVAAIAKEKGILFHTDAVQAIGKVKVDLTATPIDYLTFSAHKFHGPKGIGGLYVKKGSELPNLLHGGEQMGGKRAGTLNVAYIIGMGLAMKQSVGHLDKMNSDVRALRDRLEDAISQLPDTIVVGDRARRTPNTILISLRGIEGESMLWDLNRAGIAASTGSACASESLEANPVMSAIGEDPELAHTAIRLSLSRFTTADEIDYTIDVFVKAAKRLRSISSTYAYTNEKMAG comes from the coding sequence ATGAAACGTGTTTATCTGGATAACAATGCAACCACAAAGCTAGACCCAATCGTCAAGGTCAAAATGCAGCCTTTTTTCGAGGATCTCTACGGTAATCCGAACTCATTGCATCAATACGGTATCGAAGTACGCCCGTATCTAAACGAAGCGATGGGGTATATGTACGATGCGCTCAATGCCCCCGATGCCGATGACATCCTCATCACCTCATGTGCGACAGAGAGTAACAATGCCGTCCTCAAAGGGATCTTTTTCAAACATATCCTCCGCGATCCGAGCAAAAACCATATCATCGCCTCTGCGGTGGAACATCCATCCGTCCTCGAGACGCTTCATTTCCTCGAAGAGAACGGGGCCGAGATCACGTTCGTCGATGTGGATCAATACGGTTATGTAAGCGCGGAGCGTGTTGCGGCGGCCATCACGGATAAAACTATCCTCATCTCAATGATGTGGGCAAACAACGAAACGGGAATGGTTTTCCCCGTCGAAGAAGTTGCCGCTATCGCAAAAGAAAAAGGGATTTTATTTCATACCGACGCCGTTCAGGCCATCGGAAAAGTAAAAGTCGATCTCACTGCAACGCCGATCGATTATCTCACTTTCTCTGCCCATAAATTCCACGGTCCAAAAGGGATCGGCGGATTGTACGTTAAAAAAGGCTCTGAACTTCCGAATCTCCTCCACGGCGGGGAACAGATGGGGGGCAAACGTGCGGGTACTCTCAACGTCGCTTACATCATCGGTATGGGGTTGGCGATGAAACAATCAGTGGGACATTTGGACAAAATGAACAGCGATGTGCGAGCATTGCGTGACCGTCTCGAAGATGCTATCTCTCAACTTCCTGATACCATCGTTGTGGGAGATCGTGCCCGCCGCACACCGAATACCATTCTTATCTCGCTTCGCGGTATCGAAGGGGAATCAATGCTGTGGGATCTCAACCGTGCAGGAATAGCGGCATCTACTGGAAGTGCGTGCGCATCCGAATCCCTCGAAGCCAATCCAGTGATGAGCGCGATCGGTGAAGACCCTGAGCTTGCTCACACGGCGATCCGCCTCAGCCTCAGCCGATTTACAACCGCTGATGAGATCGATTACACCATCGATGTTTTTGTAAAAGCTGCCAAACGGTTACGTTCTATCTCGTCTACGTATGCCTACACCAATGAGAAAATGGCCGGTTAA
- a CDS encoding diguanylate cyclase, which yields MEILQNESYLMDEDHVCSQLFLSAINTQKNLIVLLYNNEPILLNQAFMDFTNVTSVKHFLREFGSLTNRFVPHESYFHIGKAPNPQEWTTALMELPEMDRIISMLNYRIEPYAFSVSAQTPVPEYTIVTFTDISQDLIKRIMIENDVNIDKESGAYDKDYFIHTSKSFSEAAIFNKKLIGITMIELMSSDAEAEHYLHDFSSSIKSNIRQSDMLVRWGKKTFLLAYLVDSSENALKFSRKLLSVMREEPFQNLKTLSMRLGLSVQQDKEELSQIITRAKNALQQSGNSQITLV from the coding sequence ATGGAAATATTACAAAATGAATCCTATCTAATGGATGAAGATCACGTCTGCAGTCAGCTTTTTTTATCCGCCATTAATACCCAAAAAAATCTCATTGTTTTGCTTTACAATAATGAGCCGATACTCCTCAATCAAGCTTTTATGGATTTTACCAATGTAACCTCGGTAAAACATTTTTTACGCGAATTTGGCTCACTTACCAACCGATTTGTCCCGCATGAGAGTTATTTTCATATCGGGAAAGCCCCTAACCCGCAAGAGTGGACAACGGCATTGATGGAACTCCCTGAAATGGATCGTATCATCAGTATGCTCAACTACCGTATCGAACCCTATGCCTTCTCCGTATCGGCCCAAACTCCGGTGCCAGAGTATACAATTGTCACATTTACCGATATCTCCCAAGACCTCATCAAACGTATCATGATCGAAAATGATGTGAACATCGACAAAGAGAGCGGTGCGTATGATAAAGACTATTTCATCCATACCTCAAAAAGCTTTTCTGAAGCAGCTATATTCAATAAAAAATTGATCGGTATTACCATGATTGAACTGATGTCTTCCGATGCCGAAGCCGAACACTATTTACATGACTTTAGCTCAAGCATCAAATCCAATATCCGCCAAAGTGATATGCTCGTACGCTGGGGAAAAAAGACATTTCTTTTGGCTTATCTTGTCGATTCTTCCGAAAATGCTTTGAAATTTAGCCGTAAATTGCTGAGTGTCATGCGAGAAGAGCCTTTTCAAAATTTAAAAACACTCAGTATGCGTTTGGGACTCTCTGTCCAACAAGACAAAGAAGAGCTATCGCAAATCATAACACGTGCGAAAAATGCTCTCCAACAATCAGGAAATTCTCAAATTACTCTCGTATAA
- a CDS encoding alkaline phosphatase family protein, whose amino-acid sequence MKQFFLFLVLVISLSADDLRAKIDHIIVVYLENRSFDNLFRGFAGADTSDKPTNPYSMQVDRNGNLYHPLPMGEKSINAGFSTQLSNAPFLLDATVSHGGMIPDLVHRFYQNQLQINGGKNDRFVDISDEKGLSMGYHDISGSAIWRYAKEFTLCDRFFAAAFGGSFLNHQWLIAARTPYAGSESNISRYELDSKGEIVRDGILTPDGYAVNTIQPLNPPFKAKYADPSLRLKPLEYDTIGDRLSDKNVSWGWYSGGYDDALMGKGEQIHYQYHHNPFLYFARYAPETKGRKHLKDEKEFFRELEEGKLPSVVFFKPSAADNQHPGYASIKAADEKLAQIVESVRNKPDVWKKSLIIVTYDENGGLWDHVPPPKGDRWGPGTRIPALIISPYAKKGFVDHAEYDTTSILRLIEEHYGLEAVGERRSTNLSNALR is encoded by the coding sequence ATGAAACAATTTTTCCTTTTCTTAGTGTTGGTCATTTCACTCTCTGCCGATGATCTTCGCGCTAAAATCGACCATATCATCGTGGTTTATCTCGAAAACCGCAGTTTTGACAATCTCTTTCGTGGATTTGCGGGGGCAGATACCTCGGATAAGCCAACGAATCCGTATTCGATGCAAGTCGATCGTAACGGCAATCTCTATCATCCGCTTCCCATGGGAGAAAAATCGATTAATGCAGGGTTTAGCACTCAGCTTTCTAACGCACCGTTTTTACTTGACGCTACAGTATCCCATGGGGGGATGATCCCTGATCTCGTCCACCGTTTTTACCAAAATCAGCTTCAGATCAACGGCGGGAAAAACGACCGCTTTGTCGATATCAGCGATGAAAAAGGGCTTTCTATGGGATATCACGATATCTCCGGAAGTGCAATATGGCGATATGCGAAAGAATTCACCCTTTGTGATCGTTTCTTTGCGGCGGCTTTTGGAGGATCATTTTTAAATCATCAGTGGCTCATCGCGGCGCGTACTCCGTATGCCGGAAGTGAATCGAATATTTCCCGCTATGAGTTGGATAGCAAAGGGGAAATCGTTCGCGACGGTATCCTCACCCCGGACGGATATGCCGTCAATACGATTCAGCCTCTAAACCCTCCATTCAAAGCTAAATATGCTGACCCGTCATTGCGTCTTAAGCCGCTCGAATACGACACGATCGGGGATCGTTTGAGCGATAAAAATGTCTCTTGGGGATGGTACAGCGGCGGATACGATGATGCGCTGATGGGGAAAGGTGAGCAAATCCACTACCAATACCACCACAATCCCTTTTTATATTTTGCGCGGTATGCTCCCGAAACAAAGGGGCGTAAACATCTCAAAGATGAAAAAGAGTTTTTTAGAGAATTAGAGGAGGGAAAATTACCGAGTGTTGTTTTTTTTAAACCCTCTGCGGCGGATAATCAACACCCCGGATACGCAAGTATCAAAGCGGCGGATGAGAAACTTGCTCAAATTGTCGAATCCGTTCGGAACAAGCCTGACGTATGGAAAAAATCGCTCATTATTGTCACTTACGATGAAAACGGCGGATTGTGGGATCATGTTCCACCGCCAAAGGGTGATCGATGGGGGCCAGGTACACGGATACCCGCCCTCATCATCTCACCGTACGCTAAAAAAGGATTTGTGGATCATGCTGAGTATGACACGACGTCGATTCTTCGGTTGATCGAGGAACATTACGGGTTAGAAGCAGTGGGCGAACGTCGAAGCACTAACCTCTCCAACGCTTTGCGCTGA
- a CDS encoding class I SAM-dependent methyltransferase: protein MTLNDLECHLSAVSPTVTEEYTRLFHGRGNTYEGYRFLTVDSVDKVLFAVLFDADEEEEAIVSMLRDFYMRESKWEALILQQRYLPSSPSTVLEGELPSETYAIENTLKYHVNFLNAQNIGFFPDMKMGRAFVREHSRGKNILNLFSYTCSFSVVAIDAGASAVVNVDMNKNVLSLGRENHRLNALDTKKVEFMPYNILKSWSRIRKAGPYDLIIIDPPSFQKGSFAATSDYQKIIRRLHEFAAEECTVLSALNAPELDSEFIKALFRENAPEFRYIERLENVETFPECDKERSLKNLIFQK, encoded by the coding sequence ATGACCTTAAACGATTTAGAGTGCCACTTAAGCGCCGTTTCCCCTACCGTTACGGAGGAATATACCCGATTGTTTCACGGGCGGGGCAATACGTATGAGGGGTATCGATTTCTCACCGTGGACAGCGTAGACAAAGTCCTTTTTGCCGTATTGTTTGATGCGGACGAGGAAGAAGAGGCGATTGTCTCTATGTTGCGTGATTTCTATATGCGTGAGAGTAAGTGGGAAGCGCTTATACTCCAGCAGCGCTACCTCCCCTCATCTCCATCAACTGTTCTAGAGGGTGAATTGCCGAGTGAGACCTATGCCATCGAAAACACTCTCAAATATCACGTCAACTTCCTCAATGCCCAAAATATCGGTTTCTTCCCCGATATGAAGATGGGACGAGCATTTGTCCGTGAACATTCACGCGGCAAAAATATTCTCAACCTATTCTCCTACACCTGCTCGTTTTCAGTCGTTGCCATCGATGCGGGAGCGAGCGCCGTCGTCAATGTCGATATGAACAAAAATGTCCTCTCCCTCGGACGAGAAAATCACCGTCTCAACGCCCTTGATACCAAAAAAGTCGAATTTATGCCCTACAATATCCTCAAATCGTGGAGCCGTATCCGTAAAGCGGGACCGTATGATCTGATCATTATCGATCCTCCCAGTTTCCAAAAAGGGTCTTTCGCCGCGACCAGTGATTATCAGAAGATTATCCGAAGACTTCACGAGTTCGCGGCAGAGGAATGCACGGTTTTATCGGCACTTAACGCCCCCGAACTGGACAGTGAATTTATCAAAGCCCTCTTTCGTGAAAACGCCCCTGAATTTCGTTATATCGAAAGATTAGAGAATGTCGAGACATTCCCAGAATGCGATAAAGAACGAAGTCTTAAAAATCTGATCTTTCAAAAGTAA
- a CDS encoding alkene reductase, whose protein sequence is MDLFSPIKIADYHLGNRIFMAPMTRCRSIQNNIPNEMMARYYAQRASAGLIITEATQISTKGIGYPNTPGIHTPEQVEGWRKVTQAVHEKGGTIFLQLWHVGRISHPSYHNGELPFAPSAIKPAGNIYTPLGMKEFVTPHPLSTEEIAIVVEQYVQGAKNAIEAGFDGVEIHGANGYLIDQFLRDGTNTRDDAYGGSLENRGRFLFEIIEGITSAIGSEKTGLRLSPSGTFNDMKDSDPSNHFTYICEKLSALNLAYLHIIDALEGDIRHGANVVELSVLRKAYKGVLIANGGYTQERGNAAIQNGLADAVAFGALFLANPDLPKRFADNTPLNTPNPDTFYTQGEEGYLDYPAL, encoded by the coding sequence ATGGATTTGTTTTCTCCTATTAAAATCGCTGACTACCATCTAGGGAATCGAATCTTCATGGCTCCGATGACACGGTGCCGAAGTATTCAGAATAATATTCCCAATGAGATGATGGCCCGTTATTATGCCCAAAGAGCCTCTGCCGGACTCATCATTACCGAAGCGACTCAGATTTCGACAAAGGGGATCGGCTATCCTAATACCCCCGGTATCCATACTCCTGAACAAGTGGAGGGGTGGAGAAAAGTGACTCAGGCCGTCCATGAGAAAGGGGGTACGATCTTTTTACAGCTTTGGCATGTAGGGCGAATTTCCCATCCTAGCTATCATAACGGAGAACTTCCTTTCGCCCCTTCGGCTATCAAACCCGCAGGGAACATCTACACCCCTCTTGGGATGAAAGAGTTTGTAACACCGCATCCTCTCAGCACAGAAGAGATTGCAATAGTCGTCGAACAGTATGTTCAGGGTGCCAAAAATGCAATCGAAGCAGGGTTTGACGGGGTAGAAATCCACGGGGCGAATGGCTATTTGATCGATCAGTTCTTGCGGGATGGAACCAATACGCGAGACGATGCGTACGGAGGCTCACTGGAGAATCGGGGGCGGTTTTTGTTTGAGATCATCGAAGGGATCACCTCTGCTATCGGCTCGGAGAAAACGGGGCTCAGACTCTCCCCCAGCGGGACATTTAACGACATGAAAGATTCCGATCCTTCAAACCATTTTACGTACATCTGTGAAAAGCTTAGCGCGCTTAATTTGGCGTATCTGCATATTATCGATGCGCTGGAAGGGGACATCCGCCACGGTGCGAATGTCGTTGAACTGAGCGTCTTACGAAAAGCGTATAAAGGTGTTTTGATTGCGAACGGCGGTTACACACAGGAGAGAGGAAATGCGGCGATACAAAACGGATTGGCGGATGCGGTAGCGTTTGGGGCGCTCTTTTTGGCGAACCCCGATCTTCCAAAACGGTTTGCGGACAATACCCCGTTAAATACCCCGAATCCCGATACGTTTTATACGCAGGGTGAAGAAGGATATCTGGATTATCCTGCTTTATAA
- a CDS encoding helix-hairpin-helix domain-containing protein — protein sequence MNPAKVIREKVEKLTDLPNIGKTIAHDLTLIGITSPDQLRGEDPYDLYVRFCEAFGERQDPCMLDVLMSITDFMNGGEARVWWDYTAERKALYGNKIQMNVV from the coding sequence ATGAACCCTGCTAAAGTGATTCGAGAAAAAGTCGAAAAACTCACCGATCTTCCCAACATCGGAAAAACGATTGCCCATGATCTGACATTGATCGGGATCACTTCTCCCGATCAGCTCAGAGGAGAAGACCCTTATGATCTGTATGTCCGCTTTTGCGAAGCGTTCGGAGAGAGACAAGATCCGTGTATGCTCGATGTCCTGATGTCGATTACCGATTTTATGAACGGTGGTGAGGCAAGAGTATGGTGGGACTATACCGCCGAGCGCAAAGCGCTCTACGGAAATAAAATACAAATGAACGTTGTTTGA
- a CDS encoding methylated-DNA--[protein]-cysteine S-methyltransferase produces MQPTTFEYIRIITTPLGDMIAAADENAIISLDFTEDASHLQNSDLPLLLRLEEELSEYFEGKRKTFTLPLNPQGTPFQKRVWETLCTIGYGETISYAQEAEQFGNPKAIRAVASANGRNPIAIVIPCHRVIATGGGLGGYSGGVEKKAFLLELERRVLD; encoded by the coding sequence ATGCAACCGACAACATTTGAGTATATCCGCATCATTACTACCCCTCTGGGCGACATGATCGCAGCCGCCGATGAGAATGCAATCATCTCGCTCGATTTCACCGAGGATGCTTCACACCTCCAAAACTCCGATCTTCCGTTACTCCTTCGTCTGGAAGAGGAGCTAAGTGAGTATTTCGAGGGAAAACGGAAAACGTTTACCCTCCCCCTCAACCCGCAAGGAACCCCTTTTCAAAAAAGAGTATGGGAAACATTATGCACAATCGGCTACGGTGAAACGATCTCGTATGCACAAGAAGCTGAACAATTCGGAAACCCCAAAGCGATCCGTGCCGTTGCCAGTGCCAACGGTCGAAACCCCATCGCTATTGTGATCCCATGTCACCGTGTTATTGCTACAGGCGGTGGACTCGGTGGGTACAGCGGAGGAGTAGAGAAAAAAGCGTTTTTGTTGGAATTAGAGAGGAGGGTCTTAGACTAA
- a CDS encoding pirin family protein gives MSFKIHRASERGVAEHGWLHSRFSFSFAEYHNSNRMGFGALRVINDDSIEAGMGFGKHPHQNMEIISIVTKGSLEHKDSEGNHGIIKAGEIQYMSAGSGVYHSEHATSDEPVSLFQIWIHPNQNGGNPLYDQRDFNHHDQTNRWVTLISGDGREDSITIKQDAAIYSAEVDENKMLSIPPVKKDHGRLILVITGKIEINHQILDERDEIQITDDEEYTLLALSESKVLLFDVPMH, from the coding sequence ATGTCATTTAAAATTCATCGTGCTTCTGAGCGGGGCGTAGCAGAGCATGGCTGGCTCCATAGCCGATTTAGTTTTTCGTTTGCCGAATACCATAATAGTAATCGTATGGGATTTGGAGCCTTACGCGTTATTAATGACGATAGTATTGAGGCGGGAATGGGATTTGGAAAACATCCTCACCAAAATATGGAAATCATCTCAATTGTAACCAAAGGTTCTCTTGAGCATAAAGATTCCGAGGGAAATCATGGCATTATAAAAGCAGGAGAGATACAGTATATGAGTGCAGGCTCTGGCGTATACCATTCCGAACATGCCACAAGTGACGAGCCGGTTTCATTGTTTCAAATATGGATCCATCCGAACCAAAATGGGGGAAACCCGCTCTACGATCAACGCGATTTTAACCATCATGATCAAACCAATCGATGGGTAACACTCATCAGCGGAGATGGGCGTGAAGACTCCATCACAATCAAACAAGATGCCGCCATCTATTCAGCCGAAGTGGATGAAAATAAAATGTTATCTATCCCCCCTGTCAAAAAAGATCATGGACGATTGATCCTCGTCATCACAGGGAAAATAGAGATTAACCATCAGATTCTTGATGAGCGAGATGAGATTCAAATTACCGATGATGAGGAGTACACACTTTTAGCTCTCAGTGAGTCAAAAGTATTGCTTTTTGATGTACCGATGCATTAA
- a CDS encoding GNAT family N-acetyltransferase, producing the protein MMEDDKKQEFFLPITYQLTTNISTEEFIDILVRSRLGERRPVDDLECIESMIENADIIVTAVMDDKIVGVARAVTDYSYCCYLSDLAVDVSFQSHGIGKMLIRKVREQLGSKCKVILLSAPAAIEYYPKIGFTQHPSAWVMDSTKEIV; encoded by the coding sequence ATGATGGAGGACGATAAAAAACAGGAGTTTTTTTTGCCTATTACTTACCAACTAACTACAAATATATCTACCGAAGAATTTATTGACATCCTTGTCCGTTCCAGATTGGGAGAACGCAGACCTGTCGATGATTTGGAATGTATTGAGAGCATGATCGAAAATGCCGACATTATTGTTACGGCAGTTATGGATGATAAAATTGTAGGGGTGGCACGAGCCGTTACAGACTATAGTTATTGCTGTTATTTGTCGGATTTGGCGGTAGATGTGAGCTTTCAATCTCACGGGATTGGAAAAATGCTTATCCGAAAAGTGAGGGAACAGTTAGGAAGCAAATGCAAAGTGATTTTACTCTCTGCTCCTGCGGCAATAGAATATTATCCAAAAATCGGCTTTACGCAACATCCGTCGGCATGGGTAATGGATAGTACAAAAGAAATTGTATAA
- a CDS encoding helix-turn-helix transcriptional regulator: MTISYKIDELLKQSKRSVRNERIAVGLTQKEFADFVGLKYATYRHFEQEGKISLENFLLILNSLNKSIEYTKFLDGFEFESAKERAKSEQNTLQNALIKPIVAPSQKQITLDKQIFGNELFYSVENGHVYEVSTLISIMLSNYNDERIVLLLRYFGVDRLKPYILKEKNIDLFKKFNKHVSYLKKRDFTLRQAQGER, translated from the coding sequence ATGACAATATCCTACAAAATTGATGAGTTACTCAAGCAGAGTAAAAGATCGGTACGAAATGAACGTATTGCAGTGGGTCTAACACAAAAAGAGTTTGCAGATTTTGTCGGTTTGAAATACGCTACATACAGACATTTTGAACAAGAGGGGAAAATCTCATTGGAAAATTTCCTCCTTATTTTAAATAGCCTTAACAAGAGCATTGAGTATACAAAATTTCTTGACGGGTTTGAGTTTGAGAGTGCAAAAGAGAGGGCAAAATCTGAGCAAAATACTCTGCAAAATGCTTTGATAAAACCTATCGTTGCACCGTCTCAAAAACAGATTACATTGGATAAACAAATATTTGGTAATGAACTGTTTTACAGTGTTGAAAATGGTCACGTTTATGAAGTTTCCACCTTAATTTCGATAATGCTCTCAAACTATAACGATGAGCGAATAGTGTTGCTTTTACGTTATTTCGGCGTGGATAGGTTAAAACCCTATATCCTAAAAGAGAAAAATATTGATTTGTTTAAAAAATTCAATAAGCATGTCTCCTATTTGAAGAAAAGAGATTTCACCCTTCGACAAGCTCAGGGCGAACGGTGA